TTGAAAGGAAGAAGGAAAATCAAAGAAAAGGAAAGTTTTGGGGCTTACCACCAGTGAATTTCCGGCGGAAGCCCCCAGCAGAAACGGAAGAAACAGAGGGGGTCTCACTTTATGGTTTATTATTCACGTCTTTTTAGCTCAACTTTATTATACTAAAATAACACCTTTTAACTTTAAATCATAAGACAAGGAGAATTGAACACATACATTCTGCCAAACATGCCGTAATTTTGACTTCTGCTAAAAGTAGAACCCTTAATTAAAGAAGCCTTAATATATCATCCAACTCACAGAAAGtgatttattaattaaataaggaGAGAGGATGCACTCCAGCGATTGAATAACAAACTATGACAAGAATGTGATAAGGATAGCTTTCCTCACCTCACACACACACTTTATTAATAATTGCAGACTATTATACTGTTAAACAATAATTATCTAGTTTGAGAATAGAATGAGCGAATCTGCATTATTACATAATGGTAGCTGTTTAAGTTTAAAATTGTGATTATCATTCTCTTTTACACTTGTGTATGTACTAATAATTGTACATAAGAAATCATTGTAATGTAAAAGAAAACATATAATGCGTGTAGTTTAAGGTTCCATATGGTTGAAGAAATGAGTTGAGAGAagaatttataaatttgacttgtatgaatgaTTTAGGAAGAGAAGATCAATCATCATTTAGGGCTATAAGAAGAGCAGGAGGGAGAGGGTGTGCAACTGCTCTAGCTCTTCTGACATCCGGTTCGATCATTTATTATTTCCAACCCCAGACGGACTGAAGAACATAAAACAACACTAGAGAGAATGGATAGAGAGAAAATGCTAGCAAGCAAGTCCAAAGGGGATATTTTGAGCTTAGAAATGCTACTAAGCCAATAACAGCACAAACCACCAACATTATTAGCACTTCAGCTGAATAATCCCATCTCAGGTCTTTTACGTATACGATTGCCAACAATGTTGTCATCCCCATTATGTTGTTCATCACCACATTACCGTAAAGCTACATAATAACCACATTAATTAAAACTGTTTAAGAGTTCATTAAATTAACGGAGTTGAAAAAAGTTTCAATCTCCAAAAAGCATGTAGATTATAGAATAAACAAAAAGATAGTTAATGTAGCAACCTCGGAAAATGTTAAGGAAGCAGTTCTTTTGTTCTTTTGAGCTGCAGGAAATATTGCTGCAATTGCCTTTCTAGCTTGCATGGCTACAGGGATAATTACGAAGGAGATGAAGAATGAAGGTATGCCTACTGCATTTGAAAACTGTCGAGTACTTCGGCTCAGTGGACTTGCGAGATATGTCAGCATCATGAAGCCTAAGATGACTTGAAGAAGGGCTTTGTTGAAACCCCATGTTAGCATTAACTTATAGGTCTTTTGTCCAACTTGTTCCTCATTAACCATTGAATCTACTTCCTTCCACAAAATCTGCAATTTAGTTAGCAAAAATTTAAACAAAGAATAGGCGAAACGAACATGACAAAAACTTAATATGCTGTTTTATCTAGTCAAGTAGCTTTATTTTGAATACATCATTTGAAATTTTGAATACATTTACACAAATCCTAATCAACTAGCATCACATGGATCTTCTTGAATATTCGGGGTGAAATTTTATATTAAGTTGTTTTATTCAAGTTAATTATAAGAAATATGTGATTATTAATAAACTTACTTTGTCGTACTCCTCCACAGAACGCTTTGCATCAGTGCATTTAGTTTCATGGGTAGCCTTTTTAAGCCATCTGGTGACGCCTCTGACAAATTCTTCAGAAGTGATCAGCTGGtcaccatcatcatcaaaatCTTTCATCACCTTATCTACCACCATGTCATGATTCGTGATCCATTTGTCTCCAAATTTCACCGTCTGAATGAGACTTCTTAACTCCAGTTGTGATATAACTTTGTTCTTATCTGAGTCATACTTGTCAAAGAGACTGACAAACAATGAAATTAGTAAGGTGAGTATCAACCCGGGACTGCAGGTTTCTGTTAACTAAACTTGAATTTTTTAATACCTATTTATTCGATCAAGATCAGGCTTCCCATCATCATTGAGAAGGCATCCTGCATCAATAGCTTCACTTTGGATTTTCTTCAAAATTCTTGCCATGAAATGCTCAATTTTTGCTAGCTCCTCTTTTTTCTTGTTTATCAATGGCTGAACAACTTGTAAGGAATTTTTCCTCTATTTCCACATAAAGCCATTGTATCAATTCAGTGCTTACATTACAAAATACCAAGTATGACTAGCATCTTTCATAAAGATTAAGAAAAGGGTTCAAATTCAAATGCATATAAGGCTCAAGCTTTTGCATGAATTTTAATGACTTGCCTTGTTTAATGATTTCCCCCATTTGCAATCATCCTTTTGGGCCAGCTCTTTTGACTCATCTATCCATTTCATGCATCCCTCAACAAACTCATGCTCACTTATTTTTCCATCTTTATTCCGATCAAAAACCTCCAGTATCACATTAACTGCATACGCATTGTCTACCTCCAGATTTACGGATTCCATCTGTCTTATTAGAGCTTCTAATTCATCAGTGGTTAAGTGCTGGCTTCTGTCTTTATCACTTTCAGCGAATAATCTGCATCCCATTCATGGTACTAAAATGTAGCAGTCGGACCGTCTATatcttattataatatatatggGGGCATATAAATAGAAAAGGCTGAAAACATGTTGATTTGTACCGTTTTATTAGTGAAATATTTGGTTCTCCATTCTCATTAATGAGCTTCGCTTTTCCACACTTCTCTGCATGATTGAGAAACTCTGTTAGAAGATTCTGGTACTTGAAATACTCCAAACTTCTTTCCTGAATCCATGGATCCAAAACCTGGCAAGCAACACAGAGACATTATAAGTTGTGCAGCTAGTTCCTCACATGTAAATCTGTGATCACGATTATTCTTATACATAAGCCCgtttttttctttttatatttcAAAACGTAAAACATGAACTTTAAGAATGCAATCAAATCCACCATTGACCTGGTAGATGAAGTAAGAGAGCAGTGATAAGGCGGAGACAATGAAGGCAATCAAAATAACAACTCGACTCCCATATAAAGTATTGAAGATATTGGCCAACTGCAGAATTACAAAAGGCGCTAATGAGAGGAGCATGATTCCCGCTGTGTGTTTAGTTTTCTTGTCCATTGTAACAGCTGAATCTGTGATCATTAACTAAAACGTTGCAGGAGCTCttatgttttaaaataaatttgtTCAAGAGAATATAATAAGATGAAAACCTGTCAAAAAGGAGAATTTCCCTCTTTTCGGAAATGGTTTTGAAGTTGAAGCTTCGGTGCCTTGAACTTTACTTGAATATTTTTCATGAGATACTGTTCTGCCAAAAATTACACACATTCCCCACAACAAAGTAAGATACAAGACTGTAGTTCCCGTATAAACTGCAACTCCAAGAGAGACTTGTTGCTCTGCATTCCCAGAATCAGCAAAAACCCCAGATACTACAAAGTAGAACACAGAGGAAATCAATTTTTGGCTCTTCAAGTCTATCACATAGTGGcgaaaacacaaaaacaaagtgGAGTACAATTAAATATGACGAGGATAGTTCTTGCGAATGACAAAATAGAAAATTTCATCTATTGTAATTTCATGCAAACATGATCCCTATATGCTAACTCTTACATCATGTAGTATCAATTAAAATCACTCTACAGTTGTATGGAATTATTGGGCTTTGCTAGTATCTTTGAGTATGTGGAGGGAAGATAAAAAGATAAATGCAAAAGTGAAATAAGTACCAATGACCATAACAAGTCCAGGTAAAACCATAAGAACCCGAAACAGACTTGCTCCAAATATACCAGTGCCAAGAATGTTAAAAATATTGTTACTTCCTCGGGTTAAAAGTTTTTCTCCTAACATCAGCATGTATTGGTAGACTATCATTTGAAAGATATAGCCTCCAATGTTGTCTGCACATGGAAAGAATCCGTAAACGTGCAAGCAAGCATCTGACGATGATCGTAACGATGAGGAAGATGGCAACGACAAGTTATGGAGTGTGAGAAATGAAGTTGACGACTGCATTTCATGGTCATGTCCGTCTGATATTAACTGATTAGAAACCAAAGCTCGACTTTCGACTCCTACAAGCATAAGGGTGAAGAAGAACAAGCATGGTAGACTAGCCATTAAACAAAATCTTTTAGATGATGCATAATCGCTTATAGCATATAATTATATACTCCCTCCTTACTAATTTATCGGTTTTGTTTGACTTTTTACAACCAAATTTTGACTGAAAATTTCATATAGTATATaattgaaaaaaattataaaaattatatcattagaaAGTACGTAATCTAATTTAATACGTATTAttcattttttcaaaataacgaaagattgatatttaatttacggttaaagttgagtcaatttgacCACAAAAAGTCAAAAAAGAGAGATAAATTGGGACGAAGGGAGtatctatactctttattaataagggAAATAATGTATAATTTGGTGTTAAAAGTACCAAAGTACCAAATTTGGTAGTAACCTGATATAAGTTACTTCTATTCTCAATaaactttgtttttaacacaAATTGACATGATATAAGTTGACTTCTATTTTCAATAAACTTTATTTTTAACACAAATCGACTTATATTTTTTGTAAACTTTATTTTCAAAGattgaaaaggctaattataaCATAATTATCagattatattaattaatattatattaaattatctaaagaacaGATACTTGGTTCATAAGATACagatacaattcgtttcacaaaTATAAAACTAATATGTTACAATTCTATATTaagtaaaacaatgcaaaactagaattatagtgaaaaatttcataactgattcgattttttttaacctcataattattttttgcaagtaccaatttaatattgatattaatatattaattttaattcttgttttgcacggattatgaataattctctataaatattaattcgatatttttagtGTCGGACCCATGTGTCGCGCGGGTTATAATtatctatactctttattaataagcgaaaccatatataatttggtgctaaaagtaccaaaataccaaattttggttcatccaattgtctatttacttcataaaataaaaatattttttaaacgatttgtaaattatattaaaaatttattaagttacgttaaattaaatacggtaacttatatttatttttaattttagaaaaactacAAACTACTAAGTAAACAACTAACACGAATTGATTTATATTCTttgtaaactttatttatttataaattgtattaaaaatttattaagttacgttaaattaagtaaaataacatatatttacttttattttgaaaaactatgAAGTACAAATTAAAATATGAACACGAATTGACTTCTATTCTTGGTTTTATTTTCTAtagtataattttaaaaataattaagtaatagcaaatgactttagtaacatttattaacttttaaactgaaaattattgatttaacgatTGTATTTGTTATCGTCCATCACAACGTTTATTTACTTTGAAttaaaaaacatattttaacAATAACATATTTATGGGCTGTATTTTgattatattaagtaatattaaattaagtttaataacatctatatacttttaatttgtaaattaatttttatcgataattaagtaatattaaataaattatattgaagaggctaattataagataattatcaaattatattaattaatattaaattatctaaagaacagatatttggttcataagataAAGATACAATTTGTTTCacaaaataaaactaatatgttagatttctatatcaagtaaaacaatgcaaaattagaattatagtggaaaatttcataactgattcgattttttttaaccacataactattttttgcaaataccaatttaatattgatattaatatattaattttaattcgtgtttcGTACGTATTATGAATAATTCTATACAAATAttaattcaatatttttaatCTCGGGTCCGTGTTTATCACGGGTTATTAACTATATATACTAATAAAGAAACCATGTTTAGGTCCTAAATATTGGTACTCACTAAAAAATTGTACaactatttttaaattttttatttaataaaatctcaaccgacaaaaattaacttctactctctgtaaattttatttttcttcaaTTTTTATTTATTGCTGAACATCCAAGTGTCGGTTTATTTTAAAATAACcgtattagtaagttaacatgtcagatttatataagtaaataattaggtGCATGCATAACGATAATTATACGGTGAAATTTTAGAATTACACTTAACTTCAATTTTTTTAACTACTCCCTCCGTTCCTCCCAACTATTATCATTTCTCAGAGAGTGTTCGACACAcattttaaaaattttctttttctgaataaaaataaaatgtttaaacttttatttagaaaaaataaatttttttaaaaaagttaaaCAACTATATTTTTtcttcatcttaaaatgcgtgaTGAACACTATAGAATTGTGTACAATTTAGTGCTAGCTATATAGAATTGTGTACAAAAAATTGTACacaataacatgttaattgaTGTAAGATATTTTAATGGGGCTTATTGATGTGAATATAGGGTTTCATTCCCATTAAAACCCATTGCATCTCATTCCCTACAAAATTTTGTACATAATTCTCTACACCAAACATTTTCCTCGACAAAAATGTGTATGACAtacttttttttaataatatgtaTTGCACTTTCACATCGAGTCGAAATAAGAAGCTCTGTGTTAAAGGTGAGACTTATTAACTTATAAACCCGCAATAATTTATTGACgggtgtttgtcgacccaacttataagtcgaatttataacttataagatAAGTTGAATGTTATTTTTCATTTGTTTTATCAAATTTAGTTTTGAAATATATTTTCttaaatgttaatctaacttaaaatataaaaattcagataattatatttaaaatatatttattttagttcatttaaattaaaaaaaatctgacttaaaagataaattatccaaacacttgtttaatttataaacatttatcaacttatcacttatgGAGTCCCGTGTTTCATTGGAGTCCTTGAAGTCcacatatgttctgcaagtaaaatatagcttaaattgctgcaaaacgtattattttatgatattctacaaatatcacaattttattgaaaattttgcaGATGACATAGATTTTACAAGTGGAACGtttcaaaatatattattctacaaaataTGCTTAATTTGCAGAACATAAAttttcatgttgcagaacatacatattgtacttgtaaatatatgagatttgcaagattttattgaaataatgatatttgtgaaacatgttttgcaagataacacgttttagaagatatattttatttgcagaacaaATATGGACTCCGAGAACTCCAATTAAAAGgtggatttcatggcactttacTCCACTTCATCAGTCATTTATTCAATTTAAGACAtaatttacttatttttaaaatttccgaAACCGGCAAAATGTTTTTCTTCTACATTGCTTTCTGTCATAATTTTTAACTAAACAGCTTCTGTCATTTTCACCAGGCCCTTATACAGATCATTCATCATCTTCAAAAGACTTGTATGATCTGTATAATTTTCACCATAGAATAGGTACCTTTAAGGGCCACTAGGAAAAAAATTTAAAGAACAAACCATCTGGCATATTTGTGTCTGGTATTAATCCCCACTGTTTTATTCCTAAACAAGAACACCAGAATACTATAAAGAACTATATTCCCTAAGCATTTAATAGTTAAAATGAATGGAACAAAGTATGAAATATATTAGACCGAGTATAAAAAGTGAGAAATATATGTGGGCCGAGTGTAAAAAGTAAGAGATTGATGGAATAAGATATGAAATATATGTTGAACCAGCGGAAGAAGTTAGAAATCCGTCGAGAATatgtttaaaaaaatattatcagTTAATTTTTTTATTCTTCCCAACAAACAGACCGGACCTAAGATATCTGAGTCAACTGCCGTGAAAGTGTAAATTTTCCAGCATCCAGTTTCGTTTCCTAGTGAGTTTTGCCCCAGAAGATATGAAAGATTTATACTTGATCTTTATAAACTACAAATACAAGCATTACACACTTCCTTCTTCCCTAGAAGTGGTTCTTAAAGTTGAAATGTTTAAAGTAATATCAGAATAAGAATAAATTAATTTGGGAATCAAATATTATAATGGGTTCAAACATTTTGTTGGATTTTTCTACTCTTGAATATAATTTTAGTTCTTATTCTACTGCACAAACGTGAACTCATATTTGTCAGCATAATTTGGTTCTAATTTCAAAGAACAGTATTCACCTATAAATGAAATCATATGCGTGCACGTGTCAATTCCAT
This genomic interval from Apium graveolens cultivar Ventura chromosome 8, ASM990537v1, whole genome shotgun sequence contains the following:
- the LOC141676966 gene encoding sodium/calcium exchanger NCL2-like gives rise to the protein MLVGVESRALVSNQLISDGHDHEMQSSTSFLTLHNLSLPSSSSLRSSSDACLHVYGFFPCADNIGGYIFQMIVYQYMLMLGEKLLTRGSNNIFNILGTGIFGASLFRVLMVLPGLVMVIVSGVFADSGNAEQQVSLGVAVYTGTTVLYLTLLWGMCVIFGRTVSHEKYSSKVQGTEASTSKPFPKRGKFSFLTDSAVTMDKKTKHTAGIMLLSLAPFVILQLANIFNTLYGSRVVILIAFIVSALSLLSYFIYQVLDPWIQERSLEYFKYQNLLTEFLNHAEKCGKAKLINENGEPNISLIKRLFAESDKDRSQHLTTDELEALIRQMESVNLEVDNAYAVNVILEVFDRNKDGKISEHEFVEGCMKWIDESKELAQKDDCKWGKSLNKRKNSLQVVQPLINKKKEELAKIEHFMARILKKIQSEAIDAGCLLNDDGKPDLDRINSLFDKYDSDKNKVISQLELRSLIQTVKFGDKWITNHDMVVDKVMKDFDDDGDQLITSEEFVRGVTRWLKKATHETKCTDAKRSVEEYDKILWKEVDSMVNEEQVGQKTYKLMLTWGFNKALLQVILGFMMLTYLASPLSRSTRQFSNAVGIPSFFISFVIIPVAMQARKAIAAIFPAAQKNKRTASLTFSELYGNVVMNNIMGMTTLLAIVYVKDLRWDYSAEVLIMLVVCAVIGLVAFLSSKYPLWTCLLAFSLYPFSLVLFYVLQSVWGWK